The Carnobacterium mobile DSM 4848 genome includes a window with the following:
- a CDS encoding FAD-dependent oxidoreductase codes for MKVVVIGCTHAGTSAVKTILNENPEAEVAVFERNDNISFLSCGIALYVGGVVKDPAGLFYSNPEELASMGAKVKMEHNVKEIDTDAKKVIVEDMKTGDIFEESYDKLVNTTGSWPIIPPIPGIDYKKILLCKNYNQANELIAQATDAKKITIVGGGYIGIELVEAFAESGKEVTLIDGLDRILNKYLDKEFTDVLENDLQERGVKLALNQAVNGFTANEAGEVTSVLTAQGEYEADLVIMCVGFRPNNDLLKDKVDMLPNGAIIVDDYMRTSNPDIYAAGDSCAVNYNPNGGHAYIPLATNAVRMGTLVGKNIVEPKVKYRGTQSTSGLYLFGYNIGSTGVTTSGAPHFDLEVRSVLVKDNYRPEFMPTTEEVLMQLVYEVGTTRIVGGQIMSKYDVTQSANTLSLAIQNKMTIEDLAYVDFFFQPHFDRPWNYLNILAQAAVEQERKLAEK; via the coding sequence ATGAAAGTAGTAGTAATTGGCTGTACGCATGCAGGTACATCAGCGGTTAAAACCATCCTAAATGAAAATCCAGAAGCAGAAGTAGCCGTTTTCGAACGTAATGACAATATTTCATTTTTATCATGCGGAATCGCTTTATACGTTGGCGGTGTTGTGAAAGATCCAGCAGGATTGTTTTATTCCAACCCTGAAGAACTAGCATCCATGGGTGCCAAAGTTAAAATGGAACACAATGTAAAAGAAATTGATACAGATGCTAAAAAAGTTATTGTGGAAGATATGAAAACAGGAGATATTTTTGAAGAATCGTATGATAAGCTAGTCAATACTACAGGGTCTTGGCCAATCATTCCTCCAATTCCTGGAATTGATTATAAAAAAATCCTTTTGTGTAAAAATTATAACCAAGCAAATGAATTAATTGCTCAAGCAACTGATGCTAAAAAAATCACAATTGTGGGCGGCGGTTATATTGGAATCGAATTAGTAGAAGCATTTGCTGAATCTGGTAAAGAAGTCACTCTGATTGACGGTCTGGATCGCATCTTAAATAAATATTTAGATAAAGAGTTTACAGATGTGCTTGAAAATGACTTGCAAGAACGCGGAGTGAAATTAGCTTTAAACCAAGCGGTTAATGGATTTACTGCTAACGAAGCGGGAGAAGTAACATCCGTATTGACTGCCCAAGGGGAATATGAAGCCGATTTAGTGATTATGTGTGTAGGTTTCCGTCCAAATAATGATTTGTTGAAAGACAAAGTAGATATGCTGCCAAATGGCGCAATCATTGTTGACGATTATATGAGAACGAGCAACCCAGATATTTATGCTGCTGGAGATAGTTGTGCAGTTAATTATAATCCAAATGGCGGGCATGCATACATTCCGTTAGCTACAAATGCGGTTCGTATGGGAACCTTAGTTGGGAAAAACATTGTAGAACCAAAAGTTAAATACAGAGGAACACAATCTACTTCAGGTTTGTATTTGTTTGGATATAATATCGGTTCAACAGGTGTTACAACAAGTGGTGCACCACACTTTGATTTAGAGGTCCGTTCTGTTTTAGTTAAAGATAATTACCGCCCAGAATTTATGCCGACAACTGAAGAAGTATTGATGCAATTAGTATACGAAGTAGGCACAACACGAATTGTTGGTGGACAAATCATGTCTAAATATGATGTAACACAATCTGCAAATACATTATCTTTGGCTATTCAAAACAAAATGACAATTGAAGATTTAGCTTATGTTGATTTCTTCTTCCAACCTCATTTTGACCGTCCATGGAATTACTTGAACATATTAGCGCAAGCAGCTGTAGAACAAGAAAGAAAATTAGCTGAAAAATAA
- a CDS encoding AI-2E family transporter, protein MDYFRKSKLMFWSTWLLVIATLIYMSMKINFVFQPLITFVTTLFTPILVAGFLYYLLNPLINLLEKLKIQRKYGILIILLLFLGLLVFLGVLVVPTLVDQVGQLVKNIPSFMESLESFSKSIIQQPWLADFDLENSVNKMDLSISNIANTVFSGITNSVGSIFGAVANATIVVFTAPIILFYMFKDGQHFRPAVAKFFPKEYRGQMIELFGQMNNTIASYISGQALVCLLVGMFTFIGYLIISMPYALLLGFIAGVTNIIPYVGPYIGLAPAVIIGLTISPTKALLVVLVVLVVQQIDGNFISPNVIGKTLAIHPLTIIVILLVAGKLAGLLGMILGVPFYAVVKTIVMYLKDMYNIKKKHQSVQLEKK, encoded by the coding sequence ATGGACTATTTTAGAAAATCGAAGTTGATGTTTTGGTCAACTTGGCTGCTAGTTATTGCGACGTTGATTTATATGTCAATGAAAATCAATTTTGTCTTCCAGCCGCTGATCACCTTTGTCACTACATTATTTACTCCGATATTAGTGGCAGGTTTTTTATATTATTTACTAAATCCTTTAATTAATTTACTTGAAAAATTAAAGATACAAAGAAAGTACGGTATTCTGATTATTTTACTGTTGTTTTTAGGATTGTTAGTATTTTTAGGTGTTTTAGTCGTTCCCACTTTAGTTGACCAAGTTGGACAATTAGTAAAAAATATTCCGAGTTTTATGGAATCATTAGAAAGTTTTTCTAAAAGCATTATACAGCAGCCTTGGTTAGCTGACTTTGACTTAGAAAACTCTGTGAATAAAATGGATTTGTCTATCAGCAATATAGCCAACACTGTTTTTTCTGGAATTACAAACAGCGTGGGATCTATTTTCGGAGCTGTAGCAAATGCAACAATCGTTGTTTTTACTGCTCCCATTATTTTGTTTTATATGTTTAAAGATGGACAGCATTTTCGTCCAGCAGTAGCTAAGTTTTTTCCAAAAGAATATCGAGGACAAATGATTGAATTGTTTGGACAAATGAATAATACGATTGCTTCTTATATCAGCGGACAAGCTTTAGTTTGTTTACTAGTGGGGATGTTTACATTTATCGGTTATTTGATTATCAGTATGCCTTATGCTCTATTATTAGGCTTTATTGCAGGAGTGACGAATATTATACCGTATGTTGGGCCTTATATTGGGTTAGCACCAGCAGTCATTATTGGTTTGACGATTTCTCCTACAAAAGCATTATTAGTCGTATTGGTTGTCTTAGTCGTTCAACAAATAGATGGGAACTTCATTTCTCCAAATGTCATTGGGAAAACTCTTGCAATTCATCCTTTAACGATTATTGTTATTTTGTTAGTAGCCGGAAAACTAGCAGGACTTTTAGGCATGATATTAGGTGTTCCTTTCTACGCAGTAGTTAAGACAATAGTCATGTATCTAAAGGACATGTACAATATTAAAAAGAAGCATCAAAGCGTACAACTTGAAAAAAAATAG